The Vibrio agarivorans genome window below encodes:
- a CDS encoding DUF429 domain-containing protein: MEPIRLTQQDNGTDTYLGIDGCKSGWCVWCLSDGVLSFDVFPTLNALFASFDKPVHCLIDMPIGFSDAVTPDRLCDKAARKRLTKVRQSSVFPVPCKAAVYSQDYATACKVNLEQLGKKFSKQTWGIVPKIRELNDFLELDSQHVIRESHPEVLFTVLAGEPLRHSKRSKEGLAQRIVLLEALSPALKEALEHAFRSTMKKVAMPDDIVDALVLCIVSQSQRRLTRFPTCVDYDADGRCREIVYPTEFLVPTIQHIKIAGVCYPLS, from the coding sequence GTGGAACCAATCAGATTAACTCAACAAGACAATGGAACTGACACCTACCTAGGCATAGACGGCTGTAAATCAGGTTGGTGCGTATGGTGCTTATCCGATGGTGTGCTCTCGTTTGATGTATTCCCAACCCTGAACGCTCTGTTTGCATCATTTGATAAACCGGTGCATTGCCTAATCGATATGCCGATAGGTTTTAGTGATGCTGTTACTCCGGATCGATTGTGTGACAAAGCGGCGCGAAAGCGACTGACAAAGGTTAGGCAGTCTTCGGTGTTCCCTGTGCCGTGCAAGGCAGCAGTTTATTCACAAGATTATGCGACTGCATGTAAAGTGAACCTTGAACAATTGGGTAAGAAATTCTCAAAGCAAACATGGGGAATTGTGCCAAAAATCCGTGAACTGAATGATTTTTTGGAGCTTGACTCTCAGCATGTGATTCGTGAGTCTCACCCGGAAGTTCTATTTACGGTGTTAGCTGGAGAGCCTCTTCGCCACAGCAAGCGCAGCAAAGAGGGGCTAGCTCAACGCATTGTATTGTTAGAAGCACTGAGCCCTGCCTTGAAGGAGGCGTTAGAACATGCCTTTCGCAGCACAATGAAAAAGGTGGCAATGCCGGATGATATCGTTGATGCGCTTGTGCTATGTATCGTGAGCCAATCTCAACGCAGATTGACTCGTTTTCCTACCTGCGTTGATTATGATGCAGATGGTCGCTGTCGAGAGATTGTTTATCCCACCGAGTTTTTGGTTCCAACTATCCAACACATAAAGATTGCGGGCGTTTGCTATCCGCTCTCTTAG
- a CDS encoding DUF2750 domain-containing protein gives MTSVNTPSVPKDPMERMNIFFKSAVADLKIWLLIDEHGSVLLNTDDEECVPVWPSEEHALMWATDEWEGFKAEPISLAKWKSRWTRGLEEDELSLVVFPDSEGEGIVLYPDEFEFELQKRETKRK, from the coding sequence ATGACTTCTGTAAATACACCATCAGTTCCTAAAGATCCGATGGAACGAATGAATATCTTCTTTAAATCTGCGGTAGCTGATCTGAAAATTTGGCTACTGATCGATGAACACGGTAGTGTCCTTCTCAATACTGATGATGAAGAGTGTGTTCCAGTATGGCCATCTGAAGAGCACGCGCTTATGTGGGCAACCGATGAGTGGGAAGGCTTTAAAGCAGAGCCGATCTCTTTAGCAAAATGGAAGAGCCGCTGGACTCGTGGATTAGAAGAAGACGAACTCTCACTCGTGGTTTTTCCAGACTCTGAGGGCGAAGGCATTGTACTTTACCCAGATGAGTTTGAATTTGAGCTGCAAAAACGCGAAACAAAGCGCAAGTAG
- the torA gene encoding trimethylamine-N-oxide reductase TorA: protein MAITRRSFLKGVAGTSAASLIGPSLLASASANAAETEGTWKVSGSHWGAFRARVWGGKVQEIKPLEIDKYPTDMLNGIKGIIYSPSRVRYPMVRLDWLKKHKYSADTRGNNRFVRVTWDEALDLFYRELERVQKDYGPWALHTGQTGWRQTGQMHSCNNHMQRAMGLHGYSVKKVGDYSTGAGQTILPYVLGSTEVYAQGTSWELILENSDNIVLWGNDPVKNLQVGWTCETHESFAYLEQLKEKVENKEINVISVDPVRNKTARYLGNDLRYINPHTDVPFMLGVAHVLYNEGLYDEKFIETYCLGFEDFIKYVQGETKDRIEKTPEWAAEICGASAQEIREFARMLVNGRTQILVGWSIQRQEHGEQPYWMAAVIAAMVGQIGLPGGGISYGHHYSGIGVSSTGFAAPGSFPLNIDQGQTPKHTNQDFNGYSRVIPVARWVDALIEPGKKINANGAVITLPDTKMMVFSGNNPWHHHQDRNKMKQAFKALQTVVSIDFAWTATCRFSDIVLPACTQFERNDIDGYGAYSGRGLIAMHKLVDPLFQSKTDFDIMTELTARWGRDKDYTRGMSEMEWVKSLYDNCKAANEGKFDMPEFAEFWEKGFLDFGKGQPWVRHASFREDPEINALGTPSGFIEITSRTIGNMGYEHCQEHPMWFEKSERSHGGPGSKKHPFWLQSCHPDKRLHSQMCESEEFRATYAVQGREPIYINPEDAKKKGIKDGDVVRVFNDRGQLLAGAVLMDAYAPGVVRIEEGAWYGPMNEKVGALDTYGDPNTLTQDIPSSELAQATSANTCQVNIEKFTGELPPVTSFGGPIEVA from the coding sequence ATGGCAATTACACGAAGAAGTTTTCTTAAAGGTGTAGCAGGGACTAGTGCGGCCTCTTTGATTGGCCCTAGCTTGCTGGCCTCGGCGTCTGCGAATGCGGCTGAAACAGAAGGCACTTGGAAAGTATCAGGCTCTCACTGGGGTGCATTCCGCGCTCGAGTGTGGGGCGGCAAGGTTCAAGAGATTAAACCTCTTGAGATCGATAAATACCCAACAGATATGTTGAATGGTATTAAAGGCATCATTTACAGCCCATCTCGCGTACGTTACCCAATGGTGCGCCTAGATTGGCTGAAGAAGCACAAGTATTCAGCAGACACGCGTGGTAACAACCGGTTCGTTCGCGTGACATGGGATGAGGCTTTAGACCTATTCTATCGTGAGCTTGAGCGCGTACAAAAAGACTACGGCCCTTGGGCTCTGCATACTGGTCAAACTGGCTGGCGTCAGACAGGTCAGATGCACAGCTGTAACAACCACATGCAGCGTGCTATGGGTCTGCACGGTTACTCTGTTAAGAAAGTAGGTGACTACTCAACAGGTGCGGGTCAAACGATTCTGCCTTACGTACTTGGCTCAACTGAGGTTTACGCACAAGGTACGTCTTGGGAGTTGATTCTTGAGAACAGTGATAACATTGTTTTGTGGGGCAACGATCCAGTTAAAAACCTCCAAGTGGGTTGGACCTGTGAAACTCATGAGTCATTTGCCTACCTTGAACAGTTGAAAGAGAAAGTTGAGAACAAAGAGATCAACGTTATCTCTGTTGACCCTGTTCGCAACAAGACCGCTCGCTACCTTGGTAATGATCTACGCTACATCAACCCACACACAGACGTACCGTTTATGTTGGGTGTGGCGCACGTACTTTATAACGAAGGTCTTTACGATGAGAAATTCATTGAGACTTATTGTCTAGGCTTCGAAGACTTCATCAAATACGTTCAAGGTGAGACCAAAGACCGTATTGAGAAGACGCCTGAATGGGCGGCTGAAATCTGTGGTGCAAGCGCACAAGAGATCCGTGAGTTTGCTCGTATGCTTGTCAACGGTCGCACACAGATCTTGGTGGGTTGGAGTATCCAGCGTCAAGAGCATGGTGAGCAGCCTTACTGGATGGCGGCAGTTATCGCAGCGATGGTTGGCCAAATTGGTCTACCGGGCGGCGGTATTTCTTACGGTCACCACTATTCAGGTATCGGTGTTTCATCAACGGGCTTTGCTGCACCTGGTTCGTTCCCTTTGAACATCGACCAAGGTCAAACGCCTAAGCACACTAACCAAGACTTCAATGGTTACAGCCGCGTCATTCCGGTAGCACGTTGGGTTGATGCCTTGATTGAACCTGGTAAGAAGATCAACGCAAACGGCGCAGTGATCACGCTTCCTGACACTAAGATGATGGTATTCAGTGGTAACAACCCATGGCACCACCATCAAGACCGCAACAAGATGAAGCAGGCGTTTAAAGCGCTTCAAACGGTTGTGTCGATTGACTTTGCATGGACGGCAACGTGTCGTTTCTCTGATATCGTACTGCCAGCATGTACTCAGTTTGAACGTAACGATATCGATGGCTACGGTGCATATTCAGGCCGTGGTCTGATTGCGATGCATAAGCTAGTTGACCCATTATTCCAGTCGAAGACAGACTTCGATATTATGACAGAGCTAACGGCTCGCTGGGGTCGTGACAAAGATTACACGCGCGGTATGTCAGAGATGGAGTGGGTGAAATCACTTTACGACAACTGTAAAGCAGCAAACGAAGGCAAGTTTGATATGCCTGAATTTGCAGAGTTCTGGGAGAAAGGCTTCCTAGACTTCGGTAAAGGCCAACCTTGGGTTCGCCATGCTTCTTTCCGTGAAGACCCAGAGATCAATGCGCTAGGTACACCATCTGGCTTTATTGAAATCACAAGTCGTACGATCGGCAACATGGGCTATGAACACTGTCAAGAGCACCCTATGTGGTTTGAGAAATCAGAGCGCTCTCACGGTGGTCCAGGCTCTAAGAAACACCCATTCTGGCTGCAGTCTTGTCACCCAGATAAGCGCCTGCACTCTCAGATGTGTGAATCAGAAGAGTTCCGCGCGACATACGCAGTACAAGGTCGTGAGCCAATCTACATCAATCCAGAAGATGCGAAGAAGAAAGGCATCAAAGATGGCGATGTCGTTCGTGTGTTCAACGACCGTGGTCAGCTTCTAGCCGGTGCCGTTCTGATGGACGCATACGCTCCAGGCGTTGTGCGTATTGAAGAAGGTGCTTGGTATGGCCCTATGAACGAAAAAGTCGGCGCACTAGATACTTACGGCGATCCAAACACACTGACGCAAGACATCCCATCTTCGGAACTTGCTCAGGCGACCAGCGCCAACACGTGTCAGGTTAATATTGAGAAGTTCACCGGTGAATTACCACCAGTAACCTCATTCGGTGGTCCGATTGAAGTGGCATAG
- the torC gene encoding pentaheme c-type cytochrome TorC: MSFIKKLWRTMTRPAVHISLGVLTLGGFLAGVIFWGGFNTALEATNTEEFCISCHTMRDNVYVELQDTVHWKNNSGVRATCPDCHVPHNWTDKIARKMQASKEVFAQIFGDLDTPEKFEARRLELARHEWDRFSANGSLECKNCHNYDSMDFEQMSPTARIQMASAAERDQSCVDCHKGIAHHLPQDMEAASGIVGDLEQVANSTRYSNGSDVISIRHLPMYTDETAQTEAGLLSPASQVAIVGEKGDMIEIQIDGWRKAKGFGRVLQEDFGMNISTAILTREVSTSDIVNVGEKKEDELTGLPWEEVTVNLWMKKESMVADFDPIWKAAGEAYQSNCSTCHTQPDEAHFSANGWVGMLDGMIAFVNFDTDTEALVLKYLQKHSSDFSEGHH; encoded by the coding sequence ATGTCTTTCATCAAAAAATTGTGGCGTACTATGACGCGCCCAGCTGTACACATCAGTCTCGGTGTGCTTACGTTAGGTGGTTTCCTTGCCGGCGTGATCTTCTGGGGTGGTTTTAACACCGCACTTGAAGCGACGAACACCGAAGAGTTCTGTATTAGCTGTCACACTATGCGTGATAACGTATACGTAGAACTTCAAGATACCGTTCACTGGAAAAACAACTCTGGTGTTCGTGCTACCTGTCCTGATTGTCACGTACCTCATAACTGGACGGATAAAATCGCTCGTAAGATGCAGGCTTCTAAAGAAGTATTTGCACAGATCTTCGGCGATCTTGATACCCCTGAAAAATTCGAAGCTCGTCGTTTAGAGCTGGCTCGTCACGAATGGGATCGTTTCTCAGCAAATGGCTCTCTAGAGTGTAAAAACTGTCACAACTACGACTCAATGGACTTCGAGCAAATGTCTCCAACAGCTCGTATCCAAATGGCATCAGCGGCAGAGCGTGACCAAAGCTGTGTGGATTGTCACAAAGGTATCGCACACCACCTTCCACAAGATATGGAAGCAGCTAGCGGCATCGTGGGTGATCTAGAGCAAGTAGCAAACAGCACTCGCTACTCAAACGGCAGCGATGTGATCTCTATTCGTCACCTACCAATGTACACAGACGAAACAGCGCAGACAGAAGCCGGTCTCCTTAGCCCAGCAAGCCAAGTGGCGATTGTTGGTGAGAAAGGCGACATGATTGAAATTCAAATTGACGGTTGGCGTAAAGCGAAAGGCTTTGGTCGAGTGCTTCAAGAAGATTTCGGTATGAACATCTCTACCGCTATCTTGACTCGTGAAGTATCGACAAGCGATATCGTAAACGTTGGCGAGAAGAAAGAAGACGAATTGACGGGTCTTCCATGGGAAGAAGTGACAGTGAATCTATGGATGAAGAAAGAGTCTATGGTTGCTGACTTTGACCCAATCTGGAAAGCGGCTGGCGAAGCCTATCAGTCAAACTGTTCAACTTGTCACACACAACCTGATGAAGCGCACTTCAGTGCTAACGGTTGGGTCGGCATGCTCGACGGTATGATCGCATTCGTTAACTTCGATACAGATACAGAGGCGCTAGTACTTAAGTACCTACAGAAGCACTCATCTGATTTCTCTGAAGGCCACCACTAA
- the torE gene encoding trimethylamine N-oxide reductase system protein TorE: MSDVNKIDGAEERSLEWKSFLIIAVLLFPVLSVALVGGYGFIVWMLQVFVFGPPGAHG, from the coding sequence TGAGTGATGTTAACAAAATAGACGGTGCAGAGGAGCGTTCACTGGAATGGAAGTCATTCCTGATCATCGCAGTACTCCTGTTCCCAGTACTAAGCGTCGCATTGGTTGGCGGTTACGGCTTTATCGTGTGGATGCTTCAGGTCTTCGTATTCGGTCCTCCTGGTGCTCATGGCTAA